One Meles meles chromosome 11, mMelMel3.1 paternal haplotype, whole genome shotgun sequence DNA segment encodes these proteins:
- the FAM205C gene encoding protein FAM205C: protein PRQIKRHRRVKQRAKDRTSRARRHSREEAEKPWELLSIMKSQGWLPKEGSVRRLLCADPSCPICNAVALEIQQLLAGENTLISHPSLGPSQGSSCLEILSTSSLSLEQSQGFLHSKDLSLPSVTSTKLKLTGQKSLTQSAAQSTTVSLQDHQAELLQRRKGFQVPDVSRDAGARSSSSEEPRIPVNQQDKRKSHSECVLEKQEAAEAGLGNMVKYFPHWINPEMKSQGHKESILLSKDETVPKTMTKNVEKTPPPTRYPVRGANLEKKTEEEGMTFFDAPQSMDNELKEQSLQPRCSSFLCLSRDGSKHCPQLTCATQPENPSHVSALTSAEGTGLHKENTQSRKKEFIGSQSSACP, encoded by the exons CTAGGAGACATTCCCGAGAAGAAGCTGAGAAGCCGTGGGAGCTGCTCTCTATCATGAAAAG CCAGGGCTGGCTTCCTAAGGAGGGAAGTGTGAGGCGGCTCCTGTGTGCAGATCCTTCCTGCCCCATCTGCAATGCTGTGGCTCTAGAGATTCAGCAGTTGCTGGCGGGTGAGAACACCCTGATCTCTCACCCTTCATTGGGGCCATCACAGGGCTCCTCTTGCCTAGAGATTTTGTCCACGTCTAGTCTCTCTTTGGAGCAGAGTCAGGGTTTCCTGCACTCCAAAGATCTTTCACTTCCATCTGTAACCTCCACAAAGTTAAAATTAACGGGTCAGAAATCCTTAACACAGTCAGCTGCCCAGTCAACCACTGTCAGCCTCCAAGATCACCAGGCTGAACTCCTCCAGCGAAGGAAGGGATTTCAAGTGCCAGATGTGTCCAGGGATGCAGGAGCTCGGTCTTCTTCAAGTGAGGAGCCTAGGATTCCTGTGAATCAGCAGGACAAGAGGAAGAGCCACTCTGAATGTGTGCTGGAAAAACAAG AAGCTGCAGAAGCTGGCTTGGGAAATATGGTGAAGTACTTTCCACACTGGATTAATCCTGAGATGAAAAGTCAAGGGCATAAAGAATCCATTCTCCTCTCTAAGGATGAAACAGTGCCCAAAACCATGACAAAAAATGTTGAGAAGACTCCACCCCCGACCAGATACCCTGTGAGAGGGGCCAacttggagaagaaaacagaggaggaggGCATGACCTTCTTTGATGCCCCCCAGTCTATGGACAATGAACTCAAGGAACAATCCCTTCAGCCCAGATGCTCCTCATTCCTGTGCCTTTCCCGAGATGGCTCCAAGCATTGTCCTCAGCTGACTTGTGCCACTCAACCAGAAAACCCATCCCACGTCTCAGCTCTCACCTCAGCAGAAGGCACTGGTCTACACAAAGAGAATACCCAGTCCAGGAAAAAGGAGTTCATAGGTTCCCAATCCTCTGCATGCCCATGA